From Tubulanus polymorphus chromosome 9, tnTubPoly1.2, whole genome shotgun sequence, a single genomic window includes:
- the LOC141910992 gene encoding uncharacterized protein LOC141910992: MFSSDYRSDDRNFGRITPMEAFWDKQRDGLKKVRSQLLKRNASRASRLASRRSSGAAAARDLNGGRSVASSVPSRRTSLPTPPAQRSSPAQLPRIQTPPRHEKFHSKSRLRGTKYDIIPPVRAAQRRNRPPPPPPPPPKDYDSWGESESDESDETYYHYHHPRYPQPMPIYTQIPQPIFTQVPMYYPPRMRKRKRRKPPRRPAAPPAPPPAPVPAPAPQQPVIVAQRTPRRRDETPATVTRRPVHVFYETARMDQATNTVENKQTQYDSGNEFTVDRGVDAMNGAESRGGLRDNAHVLLNTTNRLDPREVVMERQQFERPVPVEPIPARQNPRPRAKTHRTSRGIKPVSTADWTATYRRGGQRALAPRPHGTAPAAATIQRTLSNDDDTRNDTMPQSESTWEPWRADERSVAPPGGNEAELEATRIVEESSEYSYDEDSNDATIQQPKYYYEYTSTRPNYLSEVFDESTNPVLQRYRYWNPHGSKRVAWADEVDDYYEFPKEIQALRHLLNHNDFAEMFVDGFVEEYLEEEIPEFLLDWLTYIDSLPADHPWFVPSMHYIEDLILDEVILMSKDIVLELAQQTVNDYLNKQMDQKRDPLEDFLDSIFGDVIYTLGTETVKEGMRELADEYMENALVYDILMEAADSIISEDAEGILEDAIMDVTVEDIIDEHYLTPHIDDQSDSVAREILTHYDTKQRRKMIKELAEMANKKLLDSMLLEEILSSVAHQGKIWTQSHYSDKLFNELILDVLLGQYFDVPNEFAVTADDKALRKLHEKMVTDVALDVLLDELNLELDEDLAMLDDNERGENNPDPGLPEDVHQWLCGNLTKQEPDDENNDEPSSSPTKQPVLSLEEQSRNLELT; encoded by the exons ATGTTCTCCTCTGATTATCGGTCCGATGATCGTAATTTTGGAAGGATCACTCCTATGGAAGCGTTCTGGGATAAACAACGAGATGG GTTGAAGAAAGTTCGTTCGCAGTTATTGAAAAGGAACGCATCACGAGCGTCGAGACTCGCTTCACGCCGTagttcaggagcagcagcagctcgAGATTTAAATGGTGGACGGAGTGTCGCTAGCTCGGTGCCTTCACGACGCACTTCATTACCAACTCCACCCGCTCAACGCAGTTCTCCAGCTCAATTACCACG AATTCAAACTCCTCCACGTCACGAGAAATTCCATTCGAAGTCTCGTCTACGCGGTACGAAATATGACATCATACCTCCCGTACGAGCTGCTCAACGCAGAAACCG ACCTCCTCCAccacctcctcctcctccgAAGGATTATGACAGCTGGGGTGAATCAGAGAGCGATGAATCCGATGAAACGTATTATCACTATCATCATCCGCGGTACCCTCAACCGATGCCGATATACACGCAAATACCTCAACCGATCTTCACGCAGGTACCGATGTACTATCCGCCGAGAATGAGGAAACGTAAACGACGAAAACCTCCTCGGAGACCGGCGGCGCCACCTGCTCCACCTCCTGCACCGGTCCCCGCACCCGCCCCGCAACAACCAGTCATCGTCGCTCAACGGACACCGCGGCGACGCGATGAAACACCCGCGACAGTGACTCGCAGGCCGGTGCACGTTTTCTACGAAACGGCTCGGATGGACCAGGCGACGAACACCGtcgaaaataaacaaactCAATACGACTCGGGGAATGAATTCACAGTGGACCGCGGAGTCGACGCGATGAACGGTGCTGAGAGTCGCGGCGGTTTACGCGATAACGCTCACGTTCTGTTAAATACGACGAATCGTCTCGATCCGCGTGAAGTCGTCATGGAGCGACAACAATTCGAGCGTCCGGTTCCCGTCGAGCCGATACCGGCACGGCAGAATCCGCGTCCGCGAGCTAAAACGCATCGCACCTCGCGGGGAATTAAACCGGTTTCCACGGCTGATTGGACGGCGACGTACCGACGCGGCGGGCAGCGCGCGTTAGCGCCTCGTCCGCACGGGACGGCGCCGGCTGCCGCGACCATCCAGCGCACTCTCTCGAACGACGACGATACGCGTAACGACACGATGCCTCAATCCGAGAGTACGTGGGAACCGTGGAGAGCCGACGAACGGTCGGTGGCGCCACCCGGCGGTAACGAAGCGGAACTGGAGGCGACGAGAATCGTCGAAGAATCGTCGGAGTATAGTTACGACGAAGATAGCAACGACGCGACGATTCAACAGCCGAAATATTACTACGAATATACATCAACTCGTCCTAATTATCTGAGTGAAGTTTTTGATGAAAGTACAAACCCTGTTTTACAGAGATATAGG TATTGGAATCCGCACGGTAGTAAACGAGTTGCTTGGGCAGATGAG GTTGACGACTATTACGAATTTCCAAAG GAAATTCAAGCGTTGCGTCATTTATTGAATCACAACGATTTCGCAGAAATGTTCGTCGATGGTTTTGTGGAAGAATACCTCGAAGAAGAGATTCCTGAATTCTTGCTCGATTGGTTGACGTATATCGACAGTCTG CCGGCTGATCATCCTTGGTTTGTACCGTCGATGCATTATATCGAAGATCTGATTCTCGACGAAGTTATTTTGATGTCGAAGGACATCGTGCTCGAATTGGCTCAACAGACTGTCAATGA TTATCTGAATAAACAAATGGACCAAAAGCGCGACCCGTTGGAGGACTTTCTCGATAGTATATTCGGCGACGTAATTTACACGCTGGGTACGGAAACAGTGAAAGAAGGCATGCGTGAACTAGCAGACGAATACATGGAGAACGCGCTGGTTTACGACATACTGATGGAGGCCGCTGACTCGATCATATCCGAGGACGCTGAAGGAATT ctcGAAGATGCCATAATGGATGTCACAGTTGAGGATATCATTGACGAACATTATTTAACACCTCATATCGACGATCAGTCGGACAGCGTTGCACGCGAGATCCTTACGCATTACGACACGAAGCAACGAAGGAAAATGATCAAAGAG TTAGCTGAAATGGCGAATAAGAAATTACTAGATTCAATGTTGCTGGAGGAAATTTTGTCTAGTGTCGCCCATCAAGGCAAAATATGGACTCAATCTCATTATTCTGATAAACTATTTAATG AACTGATTCTTGATGTGCTACTGGGACAATATTTCGATGTGCCAAATGAATTCGCCGTCACAGCTGATGACAAAGCTCTGCGGAAACTTCATGAAAAAATGGTCACCGATGTT GCTTTGGATGTTTTATtggatgaattgaatcttGAGTTGGATGAAGATCTAGCCATGTTGGATGACAATGAGCGAGGCGAAAATAACCCAGATCCCGG ACTTCCGGAAGATGTTCATCAGTGGTTATGCGGCAACCTGACGAAACAAGAACCGGACGATGAAAACAACGATGAACCATCATCGTCTCCGACTAAACAACCTGTGCTTTCACTAGAGGAACAATCTCGCAATCTAGAATTAACTTAA
- the LOC141911001 gene encoding uncharacterized protein LOC141911001 has product MALADIGLTDQDWSLINKGELMMTKKKKEKGTTMTAERKLFRDLVKVVCNIEQNLMKATKMIQEELNKMGTHMSLNTINKEIKSYKKNRRDTEARKKKQQQSTEKTFDITCPEDNVIGQCVLKKQKEDGNYLVVIKCMTNLGKLIRPKWKKGVTVIVTNNFKLLLN; this is encoded by the exons ATGGCATTGGCAGACATAGGACTAACAGACCAAG ATTGGAGCCTGATAAACAAAG GAGAATTAAtgatgacaaagaaaaagaaagaaaaaggTACAACAATGACGGCAGAAAGAAAACTATTCAGG GATTTAGTAAAAGTGGTGTGTAATATTGAACAAAACTTGATGAAAGCGACGAAAATG ATACAagaagaattgaataaaatgggCACTCATATGAGTCTAAATACtatcaataaagaaataaaatcgtaTAAGAAGAACAGAAGAGATACAGAAGCAAG AAAGAAGAAGCAAcaacaatcaacagaaaagACTTTCGACATAACTTGCCCGGAGGATAATGTAATTGGGCAATGCGTATTGAAAAAACAGAAAGAAG ATGGAAACTATCTGGTGGTTATAAAATGTATGACAAATCTTGGCAAATTGATACGACCCAAATGGAAAAAAGGCGTTACAGTTATCGttacaaacaatttcaaattattattaaattaa